The genomic stretch AGATCACCTCGACTCTCACATCTCATTAGAGCCATCCCCGTCAGAAAATCCTTCACAGAAAAACCAAACGGGTTAAATTCAATTGAAACCTTATTATCTGTGGTAAATTTATGAACTGACACTAAGTTTTTAATTAACTATGGAGCATGTAGTATGTTGTTTAGGACAAAAGGGGGTGTGGAAGTTTTATGTATGCACTGCCAAGGCCATAAATTGGAATAGAGTGGTCACTTCCgacaaatatattattattttttctcaatttaaaataagaagaaagatTACCTTGCGATGATGACATATGAGAAGTGGCTCCGGTGTCCATATACCAATATTGATCAGGCTGAGCAAGATTGAGGGTGTGTAAAGCAGTTTCAATATCAGTTGGGCTGGGTGCATTAACATTGTAAGCAGCCTGTTGTGGTCTTGGCCCAAGGACTCCTCCTTGTTTAGTCTGTGCAGCATTAGTAGGCTTACTCCAATTGTAAGATGAATAAGGGCAAGGTGGTATATTCCATGGAGCCCATTGTTTCCATGGAATCCATTGTTGCCACTATTTTTGACCCTGACCACGACCCCCTCCGTTGTTATGATTGGGACCGGCCCGATCGCCCCTCCCGTAGTTTCAACCAACATTGTTGCGGTTGTTCTTTTTGCCTCGGTTTCCGCGAGAGGTGTTAGATGGTGGGTTACAGTTTTGATAAGTGTAACCAGGAGAGGAATGGCGAGGAACATCATCATTTGACAGTGTAGTTTTGGCCATGAGTGCGGCTGGAGTGGAGGAAGAACCAGAGTCACGAGCAGCTCGCTGAAGCATCGTATATTCTTTAAGTTCAAGTCTTAATTTTGAGGTTGCAAAGGTTGGAAAAGGATCGTGTTGTTGGATGTATGTTACGAACCCGACATAAGCCTCAGTGATACCAGAGATCATTTTTAATACCAAAAGAGTATTTGTGACTAAAGAATCAACATTTGCAAGTTGATCGGAGAGGAGCTTGAGACGGTTGCAATAGGCTTTGATGGAGTGAAAATCTGCTAGATTGGTATTGCTAAACTGGTTTTCAAGTTGAACGGGCCGTGAGTGCTTGTTATCATTGAACATAGCAGTGATACGATTCCAACATAGTTCTGCAGTGTCGTTAACCACAAGAACATAATGGAGTATGTCTTGTGTGACAGTTGCATACATCCATAGCAACACAACGACATCTAGACGATTCCAAAGGTCTGGATCGTTGGCTTTgacttagggtttagggtttaaggtttaggCTTTGATGGAGGGAAAATCTTCCAGATTGGTATTGCTAAACTGGTTTTCAAGTTGAACGGCCCGTGAGTGCTTGTTATCATTGAACATAGCAGCGATACGATTCCAACATAGTTTTGCAGTGTCGTTAACCACAAGAACATAATGGAGTATGTCTTGTGTGACAGTTGCATACTTCCATTGCAACACAACGGCATCTAGACGATTCCAAAGGTCGGGATCGTTGGCTTTGACGGTGGCTGCCTCAGCACGAGCTTGCTCGTCAATAGGTGGTATGATGTGATCAAACACATTATGAAAATGCGCTTGCACGGTGAATAGAGTGGACCAAGAGAGATAGATATCCGAGTCATTATCCAACGTCACTGGTATTATGTTTTTGACGTTGGTAATGGCGAAAGCAGAATGAAAGTTGATTTTCGCCACATAAGGGGTTTGGTTCGTCGTTGACGAAGTGTCGTCACCGTTGGAtggggaagaagaagagatgttagTCATGGTGAGATAGAAAAGCTAGAGTGGCTAAGAGGGATATATTTGAATCGTGTAGTCTGATACCATAAAGAAATATCATTCCCTGCTTTTCATTGATGttatatcacaaatatataaaaTTGTTACCAAATCCTTTTTCGGAAGGAATTGATGTCTCATGAACATAATTACATACAAAAATAATGACAGATCATTTTCTATTAATGGAGATATTCTATTAAGATTCACTCGTGATACTGTTGAGACTACTCAGCTTATAAAACATAAAGAAACACATATTCtcttagtttatatatatatatatatatatatatatatatatatatatatatatatatatatatatatatatatatataatattaaagttGTTAAGTCTCTTTAGAAATTTTTGTAGccaaaattaaagttattttggtaattgtatatttttattttatcagtcAATATTAAGGTTCTTTTAGtatttgtatatttttgttttattttattttattagttatttacaaaaaaataaattttcttcaaTTAACTCTTAATTTTCTCTcactaattttatattattttattaatttttgtattcattttaattttactttattagttatttctaaattaatttttattaccaacaaaaattatttatttttaattatttagtaaatttttgtagttatgtattaaaaattttaatttttaaatataattacaaTGTTATAAATCTCCgacaaatgtcaattttttttaatttttaataaatttagtcTAAAAAATATTAAACTCACTAATGTCATTATAGtctttatcatttttattaattaagataTTGTTTGCATATTTCACTATAACACCCAATTAATATTTCACTTGATTTGTAACTGCCATACACAAATAAACATGTCAACTATTCATTTTACTCACAATTAACTCcattcaaataattaataaatatattaattaataaaattcatCCATTTACCACTATCTCACAATTAACTCCATTGATCAAACCTCACCCATTATTTTTTCCTTAACCCCATTATCACTATTAACTAAGTCTCACAGCTCTATATATAAAACCTCTATTCCATACAATTTTTATGTCTTAGTCCATTACTATTTGGATTCTAGCTTTAATTTTTCAGTTATGAATCATGTTTTATTTGTACTTATAAATTTTGGCATAACAAAATGCACTTCTTTTAAAAGTATTATTGAAAAATTTAAGTGTTATTTTTCTATTAGTTGTTGTCCGAAACATATCTCATTGTCTTTTTCTTTCGTTaagatatttttctattattttttgtcCGAAACATATCTCATT from Vicia villosa cultivar HV-30 ecotype Madison, WI linkage group LG4, Vvil1.0, whole genome shotgun sequence encodes the following:
- the LOC131597699 gene encoding uncharacterized protein LOC131597699, with protein sequence MTNISSSSPSNGDDTSSTTNQTPYVAKINFHSAFAITNVKNIIPVTLDNDSDIYLSWSTLFTVQAHFHNVFDHIIPPIDEQARAEAATVKANDPDLWNRLDAVVLHAMFNDNKHSRPVQLENQFSNTNLADFHSIKAYCNRLKLLSDQLANVDSLVTNTLLVLKMISGITEAYVGFVTYIQQHDPFPTFATSKLRLELKEYTMLQRAARDSGSSSTPAALMAKTTLSNDDVPRHSSPGYTYQNCNPPSNTSRGNRGKKNNRNNTKQGGVLGPRPQQAAYNVNAPSPTDIETALHTLNLAQPDQYWYMDTGATSHMSSSQGFSDGDGSNEM